In Anaerolineales bacterium, the following proteins share a genomic window:
- a CDS encoding site-specific DNA-methyltransferase: MKNLLLNTILHGDCVEILNSLPENSVDVIFADPPYNLQLRNELYRPNMSKVDAVNDGWDQFGNFNEYDKFTRNWLRASQRVLKETGTIWVIGTYHNIYRVGAIMQDLGFWILNDVLWIKDNPMPNFRGVRFTNAHETMIWAQKKKGAKYTFNHRAMKALNEDLQMRSDWRHWELPLANGKQRVKHNGTKAHSTQKPEALLYRVILASSQRGDLILDPFFGSGTTGAVAKKLGRNWIGIERDKKYIRVAQKRIDAVLTSPAEVLILSEKRKQPRVPFGTLLENGLLSPGQTLYFAKSGKKAKVLANGHLKCDDVTGSIHFVAKSLLNGAPVNGWDVWFYKDENGNKIVIDEIRKKLQVKG; the protein is encoded by the coding sequence GTGAAAAATCTTCTACTCAATACGATCCTGCATGGCGATTGCGTCGAGATTCTCAACTCCCTCCCCGAGAACTCGGTAGATGTGATCTTTGCCGACCCGCCATACAACCTGCAACTGCGAAATGAGTTGTATCGTCCCAACATGTCGAAAGTAGACGCGGTGAACGATGGCTGGGATCAATTTGGGAATTTCAATGAATATGATAAGTTCACACGCAATTGGCTACGCGCTAGCCAGCGCGTCCTCAAAGAAACCGGCACGATCTGGGTTATCGGCACGTATCACAACATCTACCGCGTCGGCGCGATCATGCAGGATTTGGGATTTTGGATTCTCAACGATGTGTTGTGGATCAAAGACAATCCCATGCCGAATTTTCGCGGCGTCCGTTTCACCAACGCGCACGAGACGATGATTTGGGCGCAAAAGAAAAAGGGCGCAAAGTACACATTCAACCACCGCGCGATGAAAGCCTTGAACGAAGACTTGCAAATGCGCTCCGACTGGCGGCATTGGGAACTCCCGCTGGCGAACGGCAAACAACGCGTGAAACACAATGGAACGAAAGCCCATTCGACTCAGAAACCCGAAGCCTTGCTCTACCGAGTGATCCTCGCTTCTTCTCAACGGGGCGATTTGATTCTCGATCCATTCTTCGGCTCAGGGACGACGGGCGCTGTCGCCAAAAAACTCGGTCGCAACTGGATCGGCATCGAACGCGACAAGAAATATATCCGCGTCGCGCAGAAACGCATCGACGCGGTTCTCACTTCCCCAGCGGAAGTGTTGATCCTCTCAGAAAAGCGGAAGCAACCACGCGTTCCATTTGGGACATTGCTCGAAAACGGACTCTTGAGTCCCGGGCAAACACTTTATTTCGCAAAGAGCGGCAAGAAGGCAAAAGTCCTTGCCAATGGGCATCTCAAATGCGACGATGTTACTGGCTCGATTCACTTCGTGGCAAAATCCCTGCTAAACGGCGCGCCTGTCAACGGCTGGGATGTATGGTTCTACAAGGACGAAAACGGGAATAAAATTGTGATTGATGAAATTAGAAAAAAGTTACAGGTCAAAGGTTGA
- a CDS encoding FAD binding domain-containing protein yields MIINYHRPKTLEEALKLLTQPNRLPLGGGTLLSQGKTDSAEAVDLQLLGLDSLAAKGNELRLGATLTLQSLLESELCPDALKTALKLEAPLNIRNSATVAGTLVSCDGRSSFATSLLALDAKLEIRESLEKSRVSSLGEFLPLRPHGLITSIAIPNNVKFAFEYVARTPSDSPIVCVAAAVWGSGRTRVAVGGYGKSPMLAMDGTSSDDVAVAARNAFHEATDDFGSAEYRMDVAATLAKRCMERIVGA; encoded by the coding sequence ATGATCATTAACTATCACCGCCCAAAAACTTTGGAAGAAGCGCTGAAATTATTGACTCAACCGAATCGACTCCCGCTTGGAGGCGGCACGCTTCTTTCTCAGGGGAAAACTGATTCAGCCGAAGCGGTAGACCTCCAACTCCTCGGCTTGGATTCGCTTGCCGCAAAGGGAAACGAACTCCGCCTCGGCGCAACGCTAACGCTTCAATCCCTTCTCGAATCAGAACTCTGCCCCGACGCGTTGAAGACGGCGCTTAAACTCGAAGCGCCGCTGAACATCCGCAACTCCGCGACGGTCGCGGGGACGTTGGTATCCTGCGATGGAAGATCGTCGTTTGCAACCTCCCTGCTAGCCCTAGACGCGAAACTGGAAATTAGAGAATCGCTTGAAAAGTCTCGAGTCTCCAGCCTCGGAGAGTTTTTACCTCTCCGCCCGCACGGACTCATCACATCCATCGCTATTCCCAACAATGTCAAGTTCGCATTCGAGTACGTGGCGCGCACGCCGTCCGATTCGCCGATCGTTTGTGTAGCCGCGGCAGTTTGGGGTTCCGGTCGGACGCGTGTGGCTGTCGGCGGCTATGGCAAGAGTCCCATGCTCGCCATGGACGGGACTTCGTCTGACGATGTAGCAGTCGCGGCGCGCAACGCGTTCCACGAAGCGACAGACGATTTTGGCTCCGCCGAATATCGCATGGACGTCGCCGCGACATTGGCGAAACGTTGCATGGAAAGAATCGTAGGCGCGTGA
- a CDS encoding 5'-methylthioadenosine/S-adenosylhomocysteine nucleosidase, protein MINEISKELPVKIIVIISAIAEWMGVKPLFPESKIETFPFGECFTARLAGREIQFFHSGWGKITSAATMQYLIDHHKPDLIVNLGTCGGFEGVVEQGDLLLVEQTIVYDIVELMGDLDISTYYASSLDLGWLANPLPHPARRALVASADSDLPPEKIPLLKAKGAVAADWESAALAWVAGKNNARLLILRAVSDIVNEKEGEAYDNIEIFNERAKEIMKILVAQLPDWLNAVNL, encoded by the coding sequence GTGATAAACGAAATTTCAAAGGAGTTGCCTGTGAAGATCATCGTCATTATTTCTGCCATCGCTGAATGGATGGGCGTCAAACCGTTGTTCCCTGAATCGAAAATTGAAACCTTTCCTTTCGGCGAATGTTTCACCGCGCGCCTCGCCGGTCGAGAGATTCAATTTTTTCACAGCGGCTGGGGCAAGATCACTTCTGCCGCGACCATGCAATACCTCATTGACCATCACAAGCCCGATCTCATCGTCAACCTCGGCACTTGCGGCGGATTCGAAGGCGTGGTCGAACAAGGCGACCTGCTTCTCGTCGAGCAGACGATCGTGTACGACATCGTGGAGTTAATGGGCGACCTCGACATTTCGACGTACTACGCTTCATCCCTCGATTTGGGCTGGCTCGCTAACCCTCTGCCTCATCCCGCCCGACGCGCCCTCGTCGCCTCCGCCGACAGCGACCTGCCGCCGGAAAAGATTCCGCTCCTCAAAGCGAAAGGCGCCGTCGCCGCGGATTGGGAGTCCGCCGCGCTGGCATGGGTGGCGGGCAAAAATAACGCGCGGCTGTTGATCCTGCGCGCAGTGAGCGATATCGTTAATGAAAAAGAAGGCGAAGCGTACGATAATATCGAAATTTTCAACGAACGCGCGAAGGAGATTATGAAGATCCTGGTCGCGCAACTCCCCGATTGGTTGAACGCGGTGAACTTATAG
- a CDS encoding molybdopterin-dependent oxidoreductase, which yields MNITLTINSNKHEIDCAPSETLFSAVRRLGYYGVKFGDEGGLSGADTVLLDGKPVNAGSLFAAQAEGHLIVTIEALGEHPQQGWKKTEGLHPLQQAFVESGAIQCGYCTPGQILAAKALLEKNPNPSEDEVREAIAGVLCRCTGYLKPVQAVLKAAAVMRGDEPFRLDTVNWDFGAPRTDSPSGFDSPQLTGVLTRPKVVVTPESQTWQTVGKPEKKVDAEKLVQGKPAFAADMDMRGMLHAKVLHSPHAHARIKKIDVSKAKELKGVAAVLTWQDIPRVVYSTAGQSDPIPGPLDTFSLDQKVRFVGDRVAFVAAETAEIAEQALSLIDVEYEILDSILDSREAMKPDAVRIHDEPEYVNFADSNPEKNLAAHIRIDIGDVEKGFKEADEIFEAEYEVPKVQQVSIEPHVAVTYWDEDDRLVIRTSTQVPFHVRRMLAPVLNLPVKRIRVVKPRIGGGFGGKQEVLMEDVPAHLTIATKRPVIYEYTREEEFIAARSRHPMRVKMKTGVKRDGTITANAMYALSDTGAYGCHALTVTGNTGHKAMALYVGDGEYRKSPNIQFYADVVYTNTPPAGAFRGYGVPQGYWPVERHMEKIARALNLDPIDFRLKNAIRPGEYHPFSTAWNEGREPRPEIIQTVGLETCVAQGRAAIAWDDKYGNEEWRKNVSSSKSQVSSSEPETWNLKPGTSAKRKGIGIAMVMQGTAIPYLDMGGASIKMNDDGSFNMLVGATDLGTGSDTVLAQMAAEVLGVPLEDMICYSSDTDFTPFDKGAYASSTTYISGAAAVKAANVVAERIKARAVDMFKVEGLNVQPSDLQLSNRMVVAPNGKTIPLSEIALDSLHRNNQEQIMGVASYVSPVSPPPFAAQFAEVTVDTETGAVTVDKLVMAVDSGVIVNPLTASGQIEGGMTQALGYAVCEEMRYDDKGNAIERDLDRYHIFRADEMPELETIFVETFEPSHPFGVKAVAEIPMDGVAPAVGNAILDAIGVNVDEIPATPERVWKVVKAKEQ from the coding sequence ATGAACATCACCCTCACCATAAACTCAAATAAACATGAAATAGATTGCGCGCCATCCGAAACATTATTTTCAGCCGTGCGCAGACTCGGCTACTACGGCGTCAAATTTGGTGACGAGGGCGGACTCAGCGGCGCGGACACGGTTCTGCTCGACGGTAAGCCCGTCAACGCGGGGTCGTTGTTCGCGGCTCAGGCGGAGGGACATCTCATCGTCACGATCGAAGCGTTGGGCGAACATCCCCAACAAGGGTGGAAAAAGACCGAAGGCTTGCATCCGCTTCAACAGGCGTTTGTCGAATCGGGCGCCATCCAATGCGGATATTGCACGCCGGGGCAAATCCTTGCGGCGAAGGCGTTGCTTGAAAAGAATCCAAATCCGAGCGAGGATGAAGTGCGGGAAGCGATCGCGGGTGTGTTGTGCCGATGCACGGGCTATCTCAAACCTGTGCAAGCCGTGTTGAAAGCGGCGGCGGTGATGCGCGGCGACGAGCCGTTTCGACTCGACACTGTCAATTGGGATTTCGGCGCGCCGCGCACCGATTCGCCATCGGGATTCGATTCGCCTCAACTAACGGGAGTGCTGACGCGCCCTAAGGTTGTCGTCACGCCCGAATCGCAAACGTGGCAGACCGTCGGCAAGCCAGAGAAAAAAGTGGACGCGGAAAAACTCGTGCAAGGCAAGCCCGCCTTCGCCGCAGACATGGACATGCGCGGCATGTTGCACGCGAAGGTTTTACATTCGCCGCACGCGCACGCGCGCATCAAAAAGATTGACGTGAGCAAAGCGAAGGAATTGAAAGGTGTTGCGGCAGTTCTCACATGGCAGGATATTCCGCGCGTGGTGTATTCAACAGCGGGACAATCTGACCCAATCCCGGGTCCGCTCGATACGTTTTCACTGGATCAAAAGGTGAGGTTTGTCGGCGACCGCGTCGCGTTCGTCGCGGCAGAGACTGCTGAAATCGCGGAGCAAGCGTTATCGCTGATCGACGTGGAATATGAAATCTTGGATTCCATCCTCGACTCGCGCGAGGCGATGAAACCTGATGCGGTTCGAATCCACGACGAGCCTGAGTACGTCAATTTTGCGGACTCGAACCCCGAAAAGAATCTCGCCGCGCACATCCGCATCGACATCGGCGACGTGGAAAAAGGATTCAAGGAAGCGGATGAAATTTTCGAGGCGGAATACGAAGTGCCGAAGGTGCAACAAGTTTCGATCGAGCCGCATGTCGCGGTCACGTATTGGGACGAAGATGATCGCTTGGTGATTCGCACTTCCACGCAAGTGCCGTTCCATGTGCGGAGAATGCTCGCGCCCGTGTTGAATTTACCGGTGAAGCGAATCCGCGTGGTGAAGCCGCGCATCGGCGGCGGGTTCGGCGGCAAGCAGGAAGTGTTGATGGAAGATGTCCCCGCTCATCTCACGATTGCGACGAAGCGACCCGTGATTTACGAATACACGCGGGAGGAGGAATTTATCGCGGCGCGGTCAAGGCATCCAATGCGAGTCAAGATGAAGACCGGAGTGAAGCGGGACGGCACGATCACCGCGAACGCGATGTACGCGCTATCCGACACGGGCGCGTACGGCTGTCACGCGTTGACCGTCACCGGCAACACCGGTCACAAGGCGATGGCGTTGTACGTCGGTGATGGCGAATATCGCAAATCGCCGAACATCCAGTTTTACGCGGATGTGGTGTATACCAACACGCCGCCCGCGGGCGCGTTCCGCGGTTACGGCGTGCCCCAGGGATATTGGCCCGTCGAGCGTCACATGGAAAAGATCGCGCGGGCATTGAACCTCGACCCAATTGATTTCCGTTTGAAAAATGCAATTCGACCCGGTGAATATCATCCATTTTCAACGGCATGGAATGAAGGACGCGAGCCACGACCAGAGATCATCCAAACTGTCGGCTTGGAAACGTGCGTCGCACAAGGCAGAGCCGCCATCGCGTGGGATGATAAATATGGAAATGAGGAGTGGCGCAAAAACGTTTCAAGTTCCAAGTCCCAAGTATCAAGTAGCGAACCTGAGACTTGGAACTTGAAACCTGGAACTTCCGCGAAGCGGAAAGGCATTGGGATTGCGATGGTCATGCAAGGCACTGCCATCCCCTACCTCGACATGGGAGGCGCGTCCATCAAAATGAACGATGACGGCTCTTTCAACATGCTCGTCGGCGCGACGGATTTGGGAACTGGTTCAGATACCGTCCTCGCGCAGATGGCGGCAGAGGTGTTGGGAGTTCCTCTCGAAGATATGATCTGTTACTCGTCGGATACCGACTTCACGCCGTTCGACAAGGGCGCGTACGCGTCTTCCACAACGTACATCTCCGGCGCGGCGGCGGTGAAAGCGGCAAATGTTGTCGCGGAGCGAATCAAAGCGAGAGCAGTTGACATGTTCAAAGTTGAAGGTTTGAACGTTCAACCTTCCGACTTGCAACTTTCAAACCGCATGGTCGTTGCACCAAATGGCAAAACAATTCCATTGAGTGAAATTGCGCTAGACAGCCTACATCGCAACAATCAGGAACAGATCATGGGCGTGGCAAGTTATGTTTCGCCTGTTTCTCCCCCTCCGTTCGCCGCGCAATTCGCCGAAGTGACCGTAGACACCGAAACCGGCGCGGTCACTGTGGATAAACTCGTCATGGCGGTTGACTCGGGCGTGATCGTGAATCCGCTCACCGCGTCGGGTCAGATCGAAGGCGGCATGACTCAAGCCCTCGGCTACGCTGTCTGCGAGGAGATGCGCTACGATGATAAAGGCAATGCAATCGAACGCGACTTGGATCGCTATCACATCTTCCGCGCGGACGAAATGC
- a CDS encoding RNA polymerase sigma factor has protein sequence MVERTEKPAIDDLALARNAIADVDAFAALYRQYVTRVYRYHMAHTGNIKDAEDLTSQTFLSALEGLRSYRGDGSFAAWILGIAAKKRLMYFRGRKPEVPLDAALHIPSPGLPTDKEAYQRLRLEAVSQALRKIPVERAEAVVLSYFGGLSNQEIGAVLRKSEAAVKMLISRGLQDLRERTSLKMEAE, from the coding sequence ATGGTCGAACGAACAGAAAAACCCGCCATAGACGACCTCGCGCTAGCACGCAACGCCATCGCCGATGTGGATGCGTTCGCCGCGCTGTATCGGCAATACGTTACGCGCGTCTATCGCTACCACATGGCGCACACCGGCAACATCAAGGATGCGGAAGACCTCACCTCGCAGACCTTTCTCTCCGCGTTGGAGGGACTCAGATCGTATCGCGGCGACGGGTCGTTTGCCGCGTGGATCTTGGGGATCGCCGCGAAGAAGCGGCTGATGTACTTTCGCGGACGCAAGCCCGAAGTTCCATTGGACGCGGCGCTTCACATCCCCAGCCCCGGCTTGCCTACCGATAAGGAGGCGTATCAACGCCTGAGGCTTGAAGCCGTCTCCCAAGCCCTCCGCAAAATTCCCGTCGAGCGAGCCGAGGCAGTTGTCCTATCCTATTTCGGCGGGTTGTCGAATCAAGAGATCGGCGCCGTGCTTCGCAAGAGCGAGGCGGCGGTCAAAATGCTCATCTCGCGCGGACTGCAAGATTTGCGCGAGCGGACCTCCCTGAAAATGGAGGCGGAATGA